A single Haloglycomyces albus DSM 45210 DNA region contains:
- a CDS encoding cobyrinate a,c-diamide synthase gives MVTDLPRVMVAGTHSGVGKTLLSAGLMAALGNRGRRVRPFKVGPDFIDPGYHALASRRPGRNLDAFMHGADLIAPLLRHGSAGGDLAVVEGVMGLFDGRGASDEASSAHIARLTRTPVILVVDAASASRSVAAQIHGFHTFHPEVGLAGVIFNRVGSDRHEALLREAAAQVAVPVVGAVRRHDRLRVDSRHLGLIPTAEAHHSAADAVDAAAEIMAREVDLPAVEAIAAEAGELGTARWEPGSRVTPVNRPVRIAVATGAAFSFHYTEHTELLEAAGSEVVRFDPLADESLPSGLHGLYIGGGFPEVYADHLSANDSLGSDIRALAATGAPIVAECGGMLYLCESLDERPMLGLLPARAHFTSRMSLGYRTATLATSGVFGARGLRVRGHEFHRTATHPQASDSPAWTIDDADRREGYSTANIHASYVHPSWIGTPELADGLLHSASRIAKLGV, from the coding sequence ATGGTGACCGATCTACCGCGTGTAATGGTGGCGGGCACGCATTCCGGGGTCGGTAAGACGCTGTTGTCCGCCGGACTGATGGCGGCGCTGGGGAACCGTGGGCGACGCGTGCGCCCGTTCAAGGTGGGCCCGGATTTCATCGACCCCGGCTATCACGCTCTCGCCTCCCGGCGCCCGGGGCGGAACCTGGACGCCTTCATGCACGGCGCCGATCTTATCGCTCCCCTGCTGCGGCACGGTTCGGCCGGTGGTGACCTGGCGGTGGTCGAAGGGGTCATGGGGCTGTTCGACGGGCGCGGTGCCAGTGACGAGGCGTCCAGTGCCCATATCGCCCGTTTGACCCGAACCCCGGTGATCCTGGTGGTCGACGCCGCTTCGGCATCGCGATCGGTGGCGGCACAGATCCATGGTTTTCACACCTTCCACCCCGAGGTCGGCCTGGCGGGCGTGATTTTCAACCGGGTCGGCTCCGACCGGCATGAGGCGCTTCTGCGAGAGGCAGCCGCGCAGGTCGCCGTTCCGGTTGTGGGCGCGGTACGTCGTCATGACCGTCTGCGCGTGGATTCGCGGCACCTGGGTTTGATTCCCACCGCTGAGGCGCATCATTCCGCTGCCGACGCGGTCGACGCGGCGGCCGAGATCATGGCACGCGAGGTGGATCTGCCCGCTGTGGAGGCCATTGCGGCCGAGGCGGGCGAGCTGGGAACCGCGCGGTGGGAGCCCGGCAGTCGGGTGACGCCGGTGAACCGTCCGGTACGTATCGCGGTGGCGACGGGAGCGGCGTTCAGCTTCCACTACACCGAGCACACGGAGTTGTTGGAAGCCGCCGGATCCGAGGTCGTTCGATTCGATCCCTTGGCCGATGAGTCCCTGCCGAGCGGACTACACGGCCTCTATATCGGGGGCGGTTTTCCAGAGGTATACGCCGACCACTTGAGCGCCAACGACTCTTTGGGCTCCGATATTCGCGCACTGGCCGCGACCGGGGCTCCGATCGTCGCTGAATGCGGTGGAATGCTATACCTCTGTGAGAGCTTGGACGAGCGTCCTATGCTGGGTCTGCTTCCCGCTCGGGCGCATTTCACCTCGCGCATGTCACTGGGATACCGCACGGCCACCCTGGCAACGTCCGGAGTATTCGGAGCACGGGGGTTGCGAGTGCGCGGCCACGAGTTCCATCGCACCGCCACTCACCCACAGGCCTCCGACTCCCCTGCGTGGACGATTGACGACGCCGATCGCCGTGAGGGTTACTCCACCGCCAACATCCACGCCTCGTACGTACATCCGTCGTGGATCGGTACCCCCGAATTGGCCGACGGGCTCCTGCACTCGGCAAGTCGTATCGCGAAGTTGGGAGTGTGA
- the cobM gene encoding precorrin-4 C(11)-methyltransferase has product MAKVWFIGAGPGAADLLTVRAANALHSADIVIWASSLVTADVLEYARADAEIHDSKVLTLEEVKEFYRRAAADDLTVARVHSGDPALYGAMQEQLEVVREFGLDSEIVPGVTSVAATAAAAEKELTVPEVAQSVVFTRMATRTPMPDGETIRSFAAHGTTMALFLSASRPKKLQSELIDGGYAPSTPCVVGYRVSWPDEQLRYCRLDELAATIRALKVSMHTMVLIGPALASEGKRSHLYSPDFSHTHRQVSRHG; this is encoded by the coding sequence ATGGCTAAGGTCTGGTTCATAGGCGCGGGACCGGGGGCGGCCGACCTCCTGACCGTGCGCGCCGCGAATGCTCTGCACAGTGCCGACATCGTCATCTGGGCGTCCTCTCTGGTCACCGCGGACGTGCTCGAGTACGCTCGCGCGGACGCCGAGATCCACGACTCCAAAGTGCTGACCTTGGAAGAGGTGAAGGAATTCTATCGGCGGGCCGCCGCCGACGACCTCACCGTCGCCCGCGTCCATTCGGGTGACCCCGCTCTGTACGGGGCCATGCAGGAACAACTGGAAGTGGTGCGGGAGTTCGGCTTGGACTCCGAGATCGTCCCCGGAGTCACCTCGGTCGCCGCCACCGCCGCGGCCGCCGAGAAGGAACTCACCGTTCCCGAAGTCGCCCAATCGGTCGTCTTCACCCGCATGGCGACACGCACGCCCATGCCGGACGGAGAAACCATCCGTTCCTTTGCCGCACACGGCACCACAATGGCTCTTTTCCTTTCCGCCTCAAGGCCAAAGAAACTACAGTCCGAGCTCATCGACGGCGGATACGCTCCGTCGACCCCCTGCGTGGTGGGCTATCGCGTTTCCTGGCCGGACGAACAGCTCCGCTACTGCCGCCTCGATGAGCTCGCCGCCACGATTCGCGCTCTCAAGGTGTCCATGCACACCATGGTCTTGATCGGGCCGGCGCTGGCGAGCGAAGGAAAACGCTCCCACCTGTACTCTCCCGACTTTTCCCATACGCATCGCCAGGTGAGCCGCCATGGCTAG
- the cbiE gene encoding precorrin-6y C5,15-methyltransferase (decarboxylating) subunit CbiE, which translates to MSRDVTVIGIDHEARPAAPLPPNLSLIVGGRRHLDAHAPAEVERFPITTGMEAACAAISAATGPCAVLASGDPGWFGVVRQLHRLLPEATLTVHPAVSSVAAAYARLGLPWEQATIASAHGRHARAAFAALLNHSHVAVLTSPDHSPDHFARLLVSVGHGERPLIVVERLGHTDERIVRLTAAEAAHAEFASPNVLISATRLPEDKTVLAGGRSVQPWARPVSEFAHRDGQITKPAVRALALAHLAPSPGRLLWDIGCGSGSVAVEAAQLGAGVIGIERDGEQIERARLNSAGHHVRLGLIHADAQDALPDLPVADGAFIGGGGRALLDIVDLVARSGVSRIALALATVERVGAILRHLADLGWAAEAQQVAINRLSPLADGHRLQPENPVFLVTAAGPDNTGETQS; encoded by the coding sequence ATGAGCCGCGACGTCACCGTCATCGGAATCGATCACGAAGCACGACCGGCCGCACCTCTGCCGCCGAATCTCAGCCTCATCGTGGGCGGCCGTCGGCATCTCGACGCCCACGCTCCCGCCGAGGTCGAGCGCTTTCCCATCACCACGGGCATGGAAGCGGCCTGCGCGGCGATCTCCGCGGCCACCGGACCGTGCGCGGTGCTCGCCTCCGGCGACCCCGGCTGGTTTGGAGTCGTACGCCAACTGCACCGGCTGCTGCCCGAGGCCACCCTGACCGTCCATCCGGCAGTGTCCTCGGTAGCCGCCGCCTATGCGCGACTCGGTTTGCCCTGGGAACAGGCCACGATCGCCTCCGCACACGGCCGTCACGCCCGCGCCGCCTTCGCCGCGCTGCTGAACCACTCGCACGTCGCGGTGCTCACCTCTCCCGACCACTCCCCCGATCACTTCGCCCGCCTGCTCGTCTCGGTAGGACACGGTGAACGTCCGCTCATCGTGGTAGAACGCCTGGGGCACACCGACGAACGCATCGTCCGTTTGACGGCGGCCGAAGCGGCTCACGCCGAATTCGCCTCCCCGAACGTCCTTATTTCCGCCACTCGATTGCCGGAGGACAAAACCGTTCTCGCCGGCGGCCGCAGCGTCCAACCGTGGGCGCGCCCCGTTTCGGAATTCGCCCACCGCGACGGCCAAATCACCAAACCGGCGGTACGAGCGCTCGCGCTGGCCCACCTCGCCCCCAGCCCCGGCCGCCTGTTGTGGGACATCGGATGCGGTTCGGGATCGGTGGCCGTCGAAGCCGCCCAACTGGGTGCGGGAGTCATCGGAATCGAACGCGACGGAGAGCAAATCGAACGTGCCCGACTCAACTCCGCAGGGCATCACGTACGACTCGGTCTGATCCACGCCGACGCACAGGACGCCCTTCCCGATCTGCCCGTAGCCGACGGCGCCTTCATCGGCGGAGGCGGCCGCGCCCTTCTCGACATTGTCGACCTTGTCGCGCGCAGCGGCGTATCGCGTATCGCGCTTGCCCTGGCCACTGTGGAGCGTGTAGGTGCGATCCTACGGCACCTGGCCGACCTGGGCTGGGCTGCGGAAGCCCAACAAGTGGCGATCAACCGTCTCAGCCCGCTCGCCGACGGACACCGCCTGCAACCGGAAAACCCCGTTTTCCTCGTCACCGCCGCCGGACCGGACAACACTGGAGAAACACAGTCATGA
- the cobO gene encoding cob(I)yrinic acid a,c-diamide adenosyltransferase, whose translation MSRENPNRKHSTYDGASASAPANEQPRRRKRETPLVMVHTGKGKGKSTAAFGMLLRAWNQGWPIGVFQFVKSGKWRVGEHAAAEKLGGIDWFKMGDGWSWTSRNLTESQDLAVEGWEEVKRCLAEQRYRFYLLDEFTYPLKWGWIDVDDVVETLDKREGWQYVMITGRDAPDRLIEHADLVTEMVKHKHPLDQGWRGQKGIEW comes from the coding sequence ATGAGTCGGGAAAATCCGAATCGCAAGCACAGCACCTACGACGGGGCGAGCGCGTCCGCTCCGGCCAATGAACAACCGCGACGCCGCAAGCGTGAGACGCCGTTGGTCATGGTTCATACCGGAAAGGGCAAGGGTAAGTCCACCGCCGCTTTCGGAATGTTGCTGCGGGCCTGGAATCAAGGCTGGCCGATCGGAGTGTTCCAGTTCGTCAAGAGCGGAAAATGGCGTGTCGGCGAGCACGCGGCCGCTGAGAAGCTGGGGGGAATCGACTGGTTCAAGATGGGCGACGGCTGGTCGTGGACCTCGCGTAACCTCACCGAATCGCAGGATTTGGCCGTGGAGGGCTGGGAAGAGGTGAAACGGTGTCTCGCCGAGCAGCGTTACCGCTTTTACCTGCTGGATGAGTTCACCTACCCTCTGAAGTGGGGTTGGATCGACGTCGACGACGTAGTGGAGACCTTGGACAAACGCGAAGGTTGGCAGTATGTGATGATCACCGGGCGCGACGCGCCGGACCGTCTCATTGAGCATGCCGACTTGGTGACCGAGATGGTGAAGCACAAGCACCCGCTGGATCAGGGTTGGCGCGGTCAAAAGGGCATCGAATGGTGA
- a CDS encoding cobalt-precorrin-5B (C(1))-methyltransferase yields MARARRSLPSRLPRHATSGPVHADRASQPPETDRALVEPDLPRTAKARDGKKLREGFTTGACATAAAKAAALTLITGRTRDVTDIWMPIGRRQQFPVDSCEMLDDRTAEAVVVKDAGDDPDATNGARLTATVSRSSDTGVHLFGGTGVGHVTRPGLGLEIGGPAINGTPRQMIRIALEEICDPYIERGFNVVISVPEGERMAKRTTNARLGILGGISILGTTGIVRPFSTASWRASVLQAVDVMAARDMPNCVLTTGGRTERGAMRLLPGLDSGCFVEVGDFTGAAVEKCVENGLDRLMFVGMAGKLAKLGSGVMMTHYTRSRVNTEYLCEVTTRVGGSAELSDQVAAANTGRHAYELWRDYGLLAAAGDALCDDVAANLAGWARHHGRDIDTAAVMVDFDTLEPVSWSARAGRHVGDADGAGHRLRRTP; encoded by the coding sequence ATGGCTAGAGCCCGCCGATCCCTACCGTCGCGGCTGCCCCGGCACGCCACCAGCGGGCCGGTTCACGCCGACCGAGCGTCGCAGCCGCCTGAGACCGACCGGGCGCTGGTAGAACCGGATCTGCCGCGTACGGCCAAAGCCAGAGACGGCAAGAAACTGCGGGAGGGGTTCACCACCGGCGCGTGTGCCACGGCAGCGGCCAAAGCCGCCGCTCTGACCCTTATCACCGGGAGGACCCGCGACGTCACCGACATCTGGATGCCGATCGGACGTAGGCAGCAGTTCCCCGTGGACAGCTGCGAAATGCTCGACGACCGCACCGCCGAAGCCGTCGTGGTCAAAGACGCCGGGGACGACCCCGACGCCACCAACGGCGCACGCCTGACCGCCACGGTGTCGCGTTCCTCCGATACCGGGGTCCACCTCTTCGGCGGCACCGGCGTCGGGCACGTCACCCGACCCGGCCTAGGTTTGGAGATCGGGGGTCCGGCCATCAACGGCACCCCACGCCAAATGATCCGCATCGCGCTGGAGGAGATCTGCGATCCGTATATCGAGCGTGGGTTCAACGTCGTCATCTCGGTCCCCGAAGGGGAACGGATGGCCAAGCGCACCACCAACGCACGCCTCGGCATTCTGGGCGGCATCTCCATCCTGGGCACCACCGGTATCGTGCGTCCCTTCTCCACCGCTTCCTGGCGTGCCTCGGTACTGCAGGCGGTCGACGTCATGGCCGCCCGCGATATGCCCAACTGCGTCCTCACCACCGGTGGACGCACCGAACGCGGGGCCATGCGCCTGCTCCCCGGACTGGATTCCGGATGTTTCGTGGAAGTCGGCGATTTCACCGGCGCCGCGGTCGAAAAATGCGTGGAAAACGGCCTCGATCGACTCATGTTCGTCGGAATGGCCGGTAAACTCGCCAAACTCGGTAGCGGCGTCATGATGACTCACTACACGCGCTCGCGGGTCAACACGGAATACCTCTGCGAGGTCACCACGCGAGTCGGCGGCAGTGCGGAACTGTCCGACCAGGTGGCTGCGGCCAACACCGGTCGGCACGCCTACGAACTGTGGCGCGATTACGGACTACTCGCCGCCGCCGGGGACGCGCTCTGCGACGATGTGGCCGCCAACCTGGCCGGATGGGCCCGCCACCACGGCCGAGACATCGACACCGCCGCCGTCATGGTCGATTTCGACACGCTGGAACCGGTCTCCTGGTCCGCCCGCGCCGGCCGGCACGTCGGTGACGCCGACGGTGCGGGCCACCGGTTGAGGAGGACGCCATGA
- the cobI gene encoding precorrin-2 C(20)-methyltransferase, producing the protein MSGRLCGVGLGPGDPLWVTMAGVKALTSAAVVFVPVSVTTVGIGYAERIVSQHVPADRIERLPFALRAPQREQSHRAAAEVIAAHLRRDEAVAFGTIGDPNVYSTFTYIAREVASLEPEAEISTVPGITAAGALAARSHTVLCEHEEPLTIVPATAGSEQVKHALDGGGTVVIYKGAASVRQLLAEYRDSGRIRDVSVGSHLGRAEERLSDRLPDGDEPYFSTVIVRLKEGARHG; encoded by the coding sequence ATGTCGGGACGATTGTGCGGTGTCGGGCTGGGCCCGGGCGATCCCCTGTGGGTCACCATGGCCGGAGTGAAGGCGTTGACGTCGGCCGCGGTCGTGTTCGTCCCTGTCTCGGTGACCACCGTCGGTATCGGGTACGCCGAACGTATCGTGTCTCAGCATGTGCCTGCCGACCGGATCGAGCGTCTGCCCTTCGCCTTGCGAGCGCCCCAGCGGGAACAGTCCCATCGGGCCGCCGCCGAGGTGATCGCCGCTCATCTGCGCCGTGACGAGGCGGTGGCGTTCGGAACCATCGGGGACCCCAACGTCTACAGCACGTTCACCTATATCGCCCGTGAGGTGGCGTCCTTGGAGCCGGAGGCCGAGATTTCCACCGTTCCCGGGATCACCGCCGCCGGGGCGCTGGCGGCGCGCTCGCACACCGTCCTGTGCGAGCATGAGGAACCCTTGACGATCGTCCCCGCCACGGCCGGATCCGAGCAGGTGAAACACGCTCTGGACGGAGGCGGCACCGTCGTGATCTATAAAGGCGCGGCGTCGGTACGACAACTGCTCGCCGAGTACCGCGACAGCGGCAGGATTCGGGACGTGTCCGTCGGATCTCACCTTGGGCGCGCCGAGGAGCGTCTCTCCGATCGCCTGCCCGACGGCGACGAACCCTATTTTTCTACAGTGATCGTTCGATTGAAAGAAGGTGCACGGCATGGCTAA
- a CDS encoding magnesium chelatase subunit D family protein, with translation MIVSDPKHYPFSAIVGQDRLKTALIAGAIDQRIGGVVIRGQKGTAKSTAVRALRHLLPDIDVASGCQYQCEADRPVPYCQACQRDTGRVDVPTPLVELPIGAGEDRLVGSVDVEAALQDGTTVFQPGLLASAHRGLLYVDEVNLLDDHLVDVLLDAAAMGVNRVEREGVSLEHPARFSLVGTMNAEEGELRPQLLDRFGLSVTADAPGDPNERAEVVRRRLRYETDPDSFAAEFATREKELSDRIVAARERVSGITVSDGWLTAIARVCAGFEVDGLRADIVTARTAVALAAWNGTTAPGRPEVREACLLTLPHRKRRGPFDDMGIDEDELDRLLDDVEPPEQEDNGDDDPGPDDDGDDSSGGPPPPPSSGGSEQEEPSDSSASTSPSESRESDQDSPNDRSQQSAAGEQTVAASAAPQRIAQLSSRSRTRGSAGRRSRGATDRGAAVRSRPCRWDESPRRSDLNLTGTLTAWARRRSTRSDRIEKRDYRIWERSGKQGHLIVLCVDASGSMGARKRMAAVKGAVRSLLLDAYQRRDLVSLVTFRGSSAATVLDPTSSVEVADRSLQVLATGGRTPLGEGLIRSRDLMVRHGRKDPLRRPLLVVVTDGRVNAGRSTSPASTALARQGVSGIVIDSESGFVRTNGAAEIAEQLGMSCVRLEEFASESLSRTIELAARG, from the coding sequence ATGATAGTGAGCGATCCTAAGCACTACCCGTTCAGCGCGATCGTCGGGCAGGACAGATTGAAGACCGCGCTCATCGCGGGCGCGATCGACCAACGTATCGGCGGTGTCGTGATTCGCGGGCAGAAGGGTACCGCGAAGTCGACCGCCGTACGTGCGCTCCGCCATCTCCTTCCCGACATCGACGTCGCCTCCGGTTGCCAATATCAGTGCGAGGCCGATCGACCCGTCCCCTACTGTCAGGCCTGCCAACGCGACACCGGCCGTGTCGACGTACCGACCCCATTGGTGGAACTACCGATCGGCGCGGGGGAAGACCGGCTGGTCGGTTCGGTGGACGTGGAGGCCGCTCTCCAGGACGGCACCACCGTGTTCCAGCCGGGACTCTTGGCCTCGGCGCACCGTGGCCTGCTGTACGTCGACGAGGTCAATCTGCTCGACGACCACTTGGTGGACGTCCTGCTCGACGCGGCGGCCATGGGTGTCAATCGCGTCGAACGCGAGGGCGTGTCCCTGGAACACCCGGCCCGGTTCTCCCTGGTGGGAACCATGAACGCCGAGGAAGGCGAACTACGGCCGCAGCTGCTCGACCGCTTCGGCCTCTCGGTGACCGCCGACGCCCCCGGGGACCCGAACGAGCGCGCCGAGGTCGTCCGCCGTCGTCTACGTTACGAAACCGACCCCGACAGCTTCGCGGCGGAATTCGCCACCCGGGAAAAAGAACTCAGCGACCGGATCGTGGCCGCCCGCGAGCGCGTCAGCGGCATCACCGTATCCGACGGCTGGCTGACGGCGATCGCACGTGTCTGTGCGGGGTTCGAAGTGGATGGTCTCCGGGCCGATATCGTCACTGCCCGGACGGCGGTCGCCTTGGCGGCGTGGAACGGGACGACCGCGCCAGGTCGTCCGGAGGTGCGGGAGGCCTGTCTGTTGACGCTTCCGCATCGTAAGCGGCGCGGCCCGTTTGACGACATGGGTATTGACGAAGATGAACTTGACCGTCTTCTCGACGATGTGGAGCCTCCCGAACAGGAGGACAACGGCGACGACGATCCCGGCCCGGATGACGACGGGGACGATTCCTCGGGTGGTCCTCCCCCACCTCCCTCGTCGGGTGGGTCGGAGCAGGAGGAGCCGTCGGACTCCTCGGCATCGACGTCACCGTCGGAGAGCCGGGAGTCCGATCAGGACTCGCCGAACGATCGTTCCCAGCAGAGTGCGGCCGGAGAGCAGACGGTCGCCGCGTCGGCGGCCCCGCAGCGCATCGCGCAGTTGTCTTCTCGTTCTCGTACTCGGGGTTCGGCGGGTCGCCGGTCACGGGGGGCTACCGATCGGGGTGCGGCGGTGCGTTCGCGGCCGTGTCGTTGGGATGAGTCCCCGCGGCGTTCGGATCTGAATCTGACCGGCACGCTGACCGCCTGGGCGCGACGGCGGAGCACACGGTCCGATCGGATCGAAAAACGCGATTACCGCATCTGGGAACGGTCGGGCAAGCAGGGGCATTTGATCGTTCTGTGTGTCGACGCCTCCGGTTCCATGGGGGCACGCAAGCGCATGGCGGCGGTCAAGGGAGCGGTGCGCTCGCTGTTGTTGGACGCCTACCAGCGGCGGGATCTCGTTTCGCTGGTGACTTTTCGAGGCTCGTCGGCCGCGACGGTGCTCGATCCGACCTCTAGTGTGGAGGTCGCCGACCGCTCGCTACAGGTTTTGGCCACCGGGGGCCGCACGCCTCTGGGGGAGGGTTTGATTCGTTCTCGGGATCTCATGGTGCGGCACGGGCGGAAGGACCCGCTCCGTCGTCCGCTGCTGGTGGTGGTCACCGATGGACGGGTGAATGCGGGACGTTCCACGTCTCCGGCATCGACGGCGCTGGCCCGCCAGGGGGTGAGTGGAATCGTGATCGACTCCGAATCGGGGTTCGTACGCACCAACGGTGCCGCCGAGATTGCCGAACAACTCGGCATGTCCTGCGTTCGTTTGGAAGAATTCGCATCTGAGTCACTGAGCCGCACCATCGAGTTGGCGGCACGAGGTTAG